In Posidoniimonas polymericola, one genomic interval encodes:
- a CDS encoding NAD(P)H-dependent oxidoreductase subunit E gives MAAVVALVVCVGCLLTDHLRWATHRTTEVQALSEAEAAAQQDAASAPALERLVERQTSQSLRLRNRERVLGITAVAAAALLVVATRRPAGTKPPLPATLDRCMPRAPVEPLSDPAETPVDPNRGDDQTAPEVDLIPLREIVDRVGREAHRLIPLLHAVQAEYRYLPPAALDELCYLTEVTPTQLAGVASFYARFRTKPCGKHLVEVCRGTACHVAGADRVLEELKRGLGIAPGDDTDPTGQATVETVGCMGCCNLAPAVSQHGELVANVSVEDLPEIIAHCLDKSKRRSGGYRPFRKKTAAPIESGTPLLEGPSGLPNVVTAGWRAGAHSTLEDYERSGGFAALARCVSALSPEEIIDQIEQSGLRGRGGGGFPTARKWRVVSQQSGEKYVVANGDEGDPGAYMDRSIMESAPAGVLEGMLIAARAIGANRGVVYVRNEYPVAVQRMRETVDQMRSKGYLGKGILGSSLEFDVEVVEGAGAFICGEETALIESVMGRRGTPRSKPPYPAESGLWGRPTLVNNVESLACVPWILRHGASSFAALGTESSKGTKVFSLAGKVRRGGLVEAPMGVTIRQLIEEYGGGVAVGRRFKAVQIGGPSGGCLPAELSDIPIDYDALRQQGAIMGSGGLVVLDDTDCMVDVARYFLEFTQQESCGHCTFCRVGTRKLLDLLERLCAGKGTRRDLSEIESLAVSVAHGSLCGLGKTAPNPVLTTFRHFRDEYEAHLEGRCPAGRCKSLISYHVTQDCVGCTLCAQHCPVAAIEPTPYRQHVIDLDRCTRCDACRTTCPEQAIVTTSPASPRRRKTQPNAA, from the coding sequence TTGGCCGCCGTTGTTGCGCTGGTCGTCTGTGTTGGTTGCTTGCTGACTGACCACCTGCGGTGGGCGACGCACCGAACAACCGAGGTTCAGGCGTTGAGCGAGGCCGAGGCCGCAGCGCAGCAAGACGCTGCATCAGCGCCTGCGCTGGAGCGATTGGTCGAGCGTCAGACCAGCCAATCGCTCCGGTTGCGTAACCGTGAGCGGGTCCTGGGCATCACCGCGGTGGCGGCCGCGGCCCTGCTGGTCGTCGCGACCCGGCGGCCAGCCGGGACCAAGCCGCCCCTGCCGGCGACGCTCGACCGCTGCATGCCCCGGGCGCCTGTCGAACCCCTGTCCGACCCAGCAGAAACGCCGGTCGATCCGAATCGCGGCGACGACCAAACCGCGCCCGAGGTCGACCTCATTCCGCTGCGAGAGATAGTCGACCGCGTCGGCCGCGAGGCCCACCGGCTGATCCCGCTCCTGCACGCCGTTCAGGCAGAGTACCGCTACCTGCCACCCGCGGCGCTCGACGAGCTGTGCTACCTTACCGAGGTGACGCCGACACAGCTTGCCGGGGTGGCTTCATTCTACGCCCGGTTCCGCACCAAGCCGTGCGGCAAGCACCTGGTCGAGGTCTGCCGCGGGACCGCCTGCCACGTGGCGGGCGCCGACCGCGTGCTGGAGGAGCTGAAACGCGGGCTGGGGATCGCCCCCGGCGACGACACCGACCCCACCGGGCAGGCCACGGTCGAGACCGTTGGTTGCATGGGTTGCTGCAACCTGGCGCCGGCGGTATCGCAACACGGCGAGCTGGTCGCCAACGTGAGCGTAGAGGACCTGCCAGAGATCATTGCCCACTGCCTGGACAAGTCGAAGCGGCGGAGCGGAGGCTACCGGCCATTCAGGAAAAAGACCGCGGCCCCGATCGAGTCGGGCACACCGCTGCTCGAAGGCCCAAGCGGCCTGCCCAACGTGGTTACTGCCGGCTGGCGTGCTGGCGCGCACTCGACTCTGGAGGACTACGAACGCAGTGGCGGGTTCGCCGCGCTCGCCAGGTGTGTTTCGGCTCTCAGTCCAGAAGAAATCATCGACCAGATCGAGCAGAGCGGACTCCGGGGCCGCGGTGGCGGCGGGTTCCCCACGGCGCGGAAGTGGCGGGTGGTGAGCCAGCAATCGGGTGAGAAATACGTCGTAGCGAACGGCGACGAGGGGGACCCCGGAGCCTATATGGACCGGTCGATCATGGAGTCGGCGCCGGCGGGCGTGCTCGAGGGGATGCTCATCGCCGCCAGGGCGATTGGCGCCAACCGTGGGGTGGTGTACGTCCGGAACGAGTACCCAGTCGCCGTGCAGCGGATGCGCGAGACGGTCGATCAGATGCGGTCCAAGGGCTACCTCGGCAAGGGCATCTTGGGGAGTTCGCTAGAGTTTGACGTCGAGGTGGTCGAGGGGGCCGGGGCCTTCATCTGCGGCGAGGAGACCGCCCTCATCGAGTCGGTGATGGGACGCCGTGGCACGCCGCGCAGCAAGCCCCCCTACCCTGCCGAGTCGGGGCTGTGGGGCCGTCCTACGCTAGTGAACAATGTCGAGTCGCTCGCCTGCGTGCCGTGGATCCTGCGGCACGGCGCCTCGTCGTTTGCCGCCCTAGGCACGGAGTCGAGCAAGGGGACCAAGGTGTTCTCGTTGGCCGGCAAGGTCCGCCGCGGCGGACTGGTCGAGGCGCCCATGGGCGTTACTATCCGTCAGCTGATCGAGGAGTACGGCGGCGGCGTGGCGGTAGGCAGACGCTTCAAGGCGGTGCAGATCGGCGGGCCGTCGGGGGGCTGCCTGCCGGCCGAACTCTCAGACATCCCGATCGACTACGATGCGCTCCGGCAGCAGGGCGCCATCATGGGGTCGGGGGGGCTGGTCGTGCTCGACGACACCGACTGCATGGTCGACGTGGCCCGCTACTTCTTGGAGTTCACGCAGCAGGAGTCGTGTGGGCACTGCACCTTCTGCCGTGTCGGGACACGCAAGCTGCTCGACCTGCTCGAGCGCCTGTGCGCGGGAAAGGGGACGCGGCGCGACCTTTCTGAGATCGAGTCGCTGGCGGTAAGTGTGGCGCACGGCAGCCTCTGCGGGCTCGGCAAGACGGCGCCCAACCCGGTGCTGACGACCTTCCGACACTTCCGCGACGAGTACGAGGCCCACCTGGAAGGCCGCTGCCCGGCGGGACGCTGCAAGTCGCTGATCAGCTACCACGTCACCCAGGACTGCGTTGGTTGCACGCTGTGTGCGCAGCACTGCCCGGTCGCCGCGATCGAACCGACGCCCTACCGCCAGCACGTGATCGACCTCGACCGCTGCACCCGGTGCGACGCTTGCCGCACGACGTGCCCCGAGCAGGCGATCGTCACCACCAGCCCGGCGTCGCCCCGGCGACGCAAGACCCAACCGAACGCCGCCTGA
- a CDS encoding M56 family metallopeptidase: MNSLQWLQVLLSLSLQATLVIGVAWGMERWTDAAVTKSRVWNACFVSLLLLLAMGVLLPRLEWIHPWSGLGPKGLLAVANTEFVLGASLLAVWVGGVGVMIVRWCMQFFAVRSFLSRCPPYPEAVQEQLRRRVPAELLTPLIDELCYRESPQDLGPFCYQFHRPLVFLPRTLVEGDPVELEHVLRHELTHLKTQHPMQLFLQKAAQVFFWFHPLVWVSGRRSSLVREFVCDDAASGDAQSTALYLRTLLRLVENRSAPPEGSLMFWRSQSELRLRARRLAFAVDRPTSAGRLGPVLVCAAALAVSQLWLPTNPLASHYASYSPWPSWTATVAHSFGVRLRDFESYDTAVQLEELLEAHEALASE, from the coding sequence GTGAACAGTCTTCAATGGCTTCAGGTCTTGCTCTCGCTCTCGCTGCAGGCGACGCTGGTCATCGGCGTCGCCTGGGGCATGGAGCGGTGGACCGACGCCGCTGTGACCAAGAGCCGCGTCTGGAACGCGTGCTTCGTCAGCCTGTTGCTGCTGCTGGCGATGGGGGTCTTGCTGCCGCGTCTCGAGTGGATCCATCCGTGGTCGGGCCTGGGGCCCAAAGGCCTGCTGGCGGTCGCCAACACCGAATTCGTGCTGGGGGCCAGCTTGCTGGCGGTCTGGGTTGGCGGCGTTGGCGTGATGATTGTCAGGTGGTGCATGCAATTCTTTGCGGTGCGCTCATTCCTGTCGCGCTGCCCCCCCTACCCGGAAGCGGTCCAGGAGCAGCTGCGGCGTCGGGTCCCGGCCGAGCTGCTCACCCCGCTAATCGATGAGCTTTGTTACCGGGAATCCCCGCAAGACCTAGGACCGTTCTGCTACCAGTTTCACCGACCGCTGGTTTTTTTGCCGAGGACTCTGGTGGAAGGCGACCCCGTTGAGCTAGAGCATGTGCTGCGGCACGAGCTGACGCATCTGAAGACTCAGCACCCGATGCAGTTGTTCCTCCAGAAGGCGGCCCAGGTGTTCTTCTGGTTCCATCCATTGGTTTGGGTGAGCGGGAGGCGCTCTTCGTTGGTTAGGGAGTTTGTCTGCGATGACGCAGCCAGTGGCGACGCGCAATCTACCGCCCTCTACCTGAGGACCCTGCTGCGGTTGGTCGAGAACCGTTCGGCGCCGCCCGAGGGTTCGCTCATGTTCTGGCGTAGCCAGAGCGAGTTGAGGCTGCGGGCCAGAAGGCTTGCCTTCGCGGTCGATCGCCCGACGTCGGCCGGCAGGCTGGGGCCCGTACTCGTCTGCGCGGCCGCGCTTGCGGTGTCGCAGCTGTGGCTCCCCACCAACCCGCTGGCGTCGCACTACGCAAGCTACTCGCCATGGCCAAGTTGGACCGCGACAGTCGCCCATTCGTTCGGAGTCCGTCTGCGAGACTTCGAGAGTTACGACACGGCCGTGCAGCTCGAGGAGCTACTCGAGGCCCATGAGGCGCTGGCTTCCGAGTGA
- a CDS encoding glycosyltransferase codes for MSESTAGVAGERSGRTAASISLVLPAWNESEALPRAVGEADRALRAVSDRHEIIVVDDGSQDDTGECLVTLRAEYPALRVLRHDQNQGYGAALRTGFAAAECDLVVFTDSDVQFDLAEINRFALLARDYDIVCGYRIDRKDAPLRCFYSRVYNLLVRTLVGTSVRDIDCAFKMFRRDKLQQLPVTTDGFLVNTELLTAARQNGFSVVEVGVTHRPRVEGESTVSVSHIPVVLASLVRFWWNRVQFPGTAVAAREPAGPTQSGHSDRRLAWLQASLLVVAAVLLLSGLSYPLIDRDETRYAEIPREMVVSGDWLVPKLNYKTYYDKPPLLYWACAASYSVFGVSEWSARLVPALSGVLTLAMTMAFGNRLFNRRVGLLAGGVLALSVGFLGASRILLIDGLLSAFVALALFAACEAIREQRLRRGWWLLASFAVGVGFMAKGPIALVLFLPPVTAYAWLTQGAARLNAVSWLLLTAVVTLIAAPWFIAVSREVPDFAYQFFYLHNVERFGGAFHAKPLWFFLPVLLIGGHPWSFLALPCASYLGTRSQAVGERRTPILGFMVLWAVWCFAFFTISRCKLPPYILPAAPALALVVGKCLEDILWQREGIKWSRYTTGWAPWLATSTTIIASVGFIALGAWSGFESLRLLIVSSIIGISLLFVVRWTRQNLQGPKTAWGICAVATLLAATVVLHREIPRYATAQTLFGPASPLRGQFAATPDVPVVTVGHEWSGVPFYLHRDDIANFDHLDGQELVECADDAGRVLLIYRDRGHQELAPAFLPAGARVVATADRGQARLFLIELDGPGELVARPASLDAPLR; via the coding sequence GTGTCAGAATCGACAGCAGGCGTTGCTGGTGAACGGAGTGGACGCACCGCAGCGAGCATCTCGCTCGTCCTGCCCGCCTGGAACGAGAGCGAGGCCCTACCCCGGGCCGTTGGAGAGGCGGACCGGGCGCTCCGAGCCGTGTCCGACCGGCACGAAATCATCGTCGTTGACGACGGCAGCCAGGACGACACGGGCGAGTGCCTAGTAACGCTGCGGGCAGAGTACCCGGCGCTGCGGGTGCTGCGGCACGACCAGAACCAAGGGTACGGCGCCGCGTTGCGGACCGGTTTCGCCGCCGCCGAGTGCGACCTGGTGGTCTTCACGGATTCGGACGTCCAGTTTGACCTGGCCGAGATTAACCGCTTTGCCCTGCTGGCAAGAGACTACGACATCGTCTGCGGTTACCGGATCGACCGCAAAGACGCCCCGCTGCGGTGCTTCTACTCACGGGTTTACAACCTGTTGGTAAGGACGCTTGTGGGGACCTCGGTGCGTGACATCGACTGCGCTTTCAAGATGTTCCGACGCGACAAGCTGCAGCAGCTTCCCGTCACCACTGACGGGTTCCTGGTCAACACCGAGTTGCTGACCGCCGCCAGGCAGAACGGCTTCTCGGTTGTTGAGGTCGGCGTGACCCACCGCCCTCGGGTGGAGGGCGAGAGCACGGTCTCGGTGAGTCACATCCCGGTCGTGCTCGCGAGCCTGGTTCGGTTCTGGTGGAATCGCGTGCAGTTCCCCGGAACGGCGGTCGCCGCGCGAGAGCCGGCTGGCCCGACCCAGTCCGGTCATTCCGATCGCCGCCTCGCATGGCTGCAGGCCTCGCTGCTGGTGGTGGCCGCGGTGCTGCTGCTCTCGGGGTTGTCCTACCCGCTCATCGACCGCGACGAGACCCGTTACGCCGAGATCCCGCGCGAGATGGTAGTCTCCGGAGACTGGCTGGTCCCGAAGCTGAACTACAAGACGTACTACGACAAGCCGCCGCTGCTGTACTGGGCGTGCGCGGCAAGCTATTCGGTGTTCGGGGTTTCGGAGTGGTCGGCGCGGCTTGTCCCGGCGCTGAGCGGCGTGCTGACGCTCGCGATGACGATGGCCTTCGGCAACCGGCTCTTCAACCGCCGTGTTGGGCTCCTGGCCGGGGGGGTGCTGGCGTTGTCGGTCGGCTTTCTCGGCGCGAGCCGCATCCTGCTGATCGACGGCCTGCTGTCTGCATTCGTGGCTTTGGCGCTATTTGCGGCGTGCGAGGCAATCCGTGAGCAACGGCTGCGGCGCGGCTGGTGGCTCTTGGCGAGCTTCGCGGTGGGCGTCGGTTTCATGGCGAAGGGGCCGATTGCTCTGGTGCTGTTCTTGCCGCCGGTTACCGCCTACGCCTGGCTGACGCAGGGGGCGGCTAGGCTGAACGCTGTGAGCTGGCTCTTGCTCACCGCGGTAGTGACCCTCATCGCGGCGCCGTGGTTTATCGCCGTGAGCCGCGAGGTCCCCGACTTCGCTTACCAATTTTTCTACCTGCACAACGTCGAGCGGTTCGGCGGCGCCTTCCACGCCAAACCACTCTGGTTCTTCCTGCCGGTGCTGCTGATCGGTGGTCACCCGTGGTCGTTCCTCGCACTGCCGTGCGCCAGCTACCTTGGCACACGATCGCAGGCGGTCGGCGAGCGGCGGACCCCCATCCTCGGCTTTATGGTCCTGTGGGCCGTGTGGTGTTTTGCCTTCTTCACGATCTCGCGTTGCAAGCTCCCGCCGTACATTCTGCCGGCTGCTCCCGCTCTTGCTCTGGTAGTTGGCAAGTGCCTGGAGGACATCCTCTGGCAGCGGGAGGGAATCAAATGGAGTCGGTACACCACCGGTTGGGCGCCTTGGTTGGCGACCTCCACGACGATCATCGCAAGTGTCGGGTTCATCGCGCTTGGCGCGTGGTCGGGATTCGAATCGTTGCGTCTATTGATCGTGTCGAGCATCATTGGCATTTCGCTGCTGTTCGTGGTCCGGTGGACGCGTCAGAACCTGCAGGGCCCAAAGACTGCCTGGGGGATCTGCGCCGTGGCCACGCTGCTGGCGGCGACTGTCGTGCTTCACCGAGAAATCCCCCGCTACGCCACGGCTCAAACGCTGTTCGGCCCCGCGTCCCCATTGAGGGGCCAATTCGCCGCGACCCCAGACGTCCCCGTGGTCACGGTCGGTCACGAGTGGTCTGGCGTGCCGTTCTACCTGCACCGCGATGACATCGCCAACTTCGATCACCTGGATGGCCAAGAGCTTGTCGAGTGCGCGGACGACGCAGGGCGGGTGCTGTTGATCTACCGAGACCGCGGGCACCAAGAGCTGGCGCCGGCGTTTCTCCCCGCCGGCGCCCGCGTCGTCGCGACCGCCGACCGCGGTCAGGCGAGGCTGTTCCTCATCGAACTCGACGGTCCCGGTGAGCTCGTCGCACGCCCCGCGTCTCTCGACGCGCCGCTCCGCTAG
- a CDS encoding DUF1559 family PulG-like putative transporter — protein MPTATQPRRKPPTHGFTVCELLVVMACTGVLLALLLPAIVFARESARRATCGSQLRQIGLATQAYHDSHRRFPAAWSDDNREPGFVSGWATSLLAELGEPSLARRFADPAQSPSRMNEASLKILVCPSDIAEPQFELRADTDTDTDDDAFAASAAADQLGDVLLTLPTASYLGVFGTTEADDHDQINGVLQRTPSDGTIVHDRRVRFADLRRGASATILVGERTMARAPSTWLGVDVLGEDAECRLVGSAITRPNCEECDECEFDSRHPGGVNFLWADGRVELVSDSVDTAVYRQSSQRFVR, from the coding sequence ATGCCCACCGCCACCCAACCTCGACGCAAGCCGCCAACGCACGGGTTCACCGTGTGTGAGCTGCTGGTTGTGATGGCGTGCACTGGCGTGCTGCTGGCGTTGTTACTGCCTGCGATTGTGTTTGCCCGGGAGTCGGCCCGCCGAGCGACTTGTGGAAGCCAGCTCCGCCAAATTGGCCTCGCGACCCAAGCCTACCATGACAGCCATCGCCGGTTTCCAGCGGCCTGGAGTGACGACAATCGGGAGCCGGGTTTCGTCTCTGGCTGGGCGACCTCGCTGCTTGCCGAGCTGGGGGAGCCGAGCCTGGCGAGAAGGTTCGCCGATCCAGCCCAGTCGCCGAGTCGAATGAACGAGGCGTCGCTGAAGATTTTGGTTTGCCCTTCCGACATTGCCGAGCCCCAGTTTGAGCTGCGGGCCGACACCGACACTGACACCGACGACGATGCGTTCGCCGCTTCCGCCGCCGCCGATCAACTGGGTGACGTGCTGCTTACGCTTCCTACGGCAAGCTACCTGGGCGTATTCGGCACCACCGAGGCCGACGACCATGACCAGATCAACGGCGTGCTGCAGCGGACGCCAAGCGACGGCACAATTGTCCATGACCGGCGGGTCCGATTCGCGGACCTCCGGCGTGGCGCCAGCGCGACGATCTTGGTTGGAGAGCGCACGATGGCCAGGGCGCCGTCGACCTGGCTGGGGGTGGACGTCCTCGGCGAAGACGCGGAGTGTCGCTTGGTGGGGTCGGCGATCACGCGGCCCAATTGCGAGGAGTGCGACGAGTGCGAGTTTGATAGCCGCCACCCCGGCGGCGTCAACTTCTTGTGGGCGGACGGGCGTGTCGAACTCGTGTCGGACAGCGTCGATACCGCGGTCTATCGTCAGTCCTCGCAACGGTTTGTCCGGTAG
- a CDS encoding 4Fe-4S binding protein, translating into MSESCRRDFLSHSGRAACAIAIGGVGVELGRRACAQDAWTIEANRCVNIRLGVTGASNVCESCATSCVLPLSAVRAVNDHSQCGRCCICPAYFDVLSPVGPDGLPTKKLCPRDAITRTAIGEVDPYDPLNNFYEYAIDEEKCNGCGRCVMECKDPAGLGSIRLEVRHDLCLRCNRCTIASNCPEDAYRRVGPEPPPASKLEGAHG; encoded by the coding sequence ATGAGCGAGTCCTGCCGACGCGATTTTCTGAGCCACTCGGGCCGGGCCGCCTGCGCAATCGCCATCGGCGGCGTCGGGGTCGAGCTGGGCCGTCGGGCGTGCGCCCAGGACGCGTGGACCATCGAGGCCAACCGCTGCGTCAATATTCGTCTGGGCGTGACCGGGGCTTCGAATGTGTGTGAAAGCTGCGCCACAAGCTGCGTGCTGCCGCTCTCCGCGGTCCGGGCCGTCAACGACCACTCGCAGTGCGGCCGCTGCTGCATCTGCCCGGCGTACTTCGATGTGCTCAGCCCGGTTGGCCCGGATGGGCTGCCGACCAAGAAGCTGTGCCCCCGCGATGCGATCACACGAACCGCGATCGGTGAGGTCGACCCCTACGACCCGCTCAACAACTTCTACGAGTACGCGATCGACGAGGAGAAGTGCAACGGCTGCGGCCGGTGCGTAATGGAGTGCAAAGACCCCGCCGGCTTGGGGTCGATCCGTCTGGAAGTGCGCCACGATCTGTGCCTGCGGTGCAACCGCTGCACGATCGCCAGCAACTGCCCCGAGGACGCCTACCGCCGCGTCGGTCCCGAGCCGCCGCCCGCGTCCAAGCTGGAAGGGGCGCACGGGTGA
- a CDS encoding BlaI/MecI/CopY family transcriptional regulator, whose protein sequence is MPHRPESMMLTGPEAEIMNVLWNVGEATVAEVVERLPRELAYTTVMTTIRILEEKGFVANKGKRGRAFVYAAAVEKSAVTGSMTSEVANRLFGGSVKSLVLNMISDPKVNHEDLAEIKQLIEQLEARK, encoded by the coding sequence ATGCCACATCGACCCGAATCAATGATGCTGACCGGCCCCGAAGCCGAAATCATGAACGTGCTGTGGAACGTTGGCGAGGCCACGGTGGCGGAGGTTGTCGAGCGTCTGCCTCGCGAGCTCGCCTACACAACCGTGATGACGACAATCCGCATCCTCGAGGAAAAGGGCTTCGTCGCAAATAAGGGGAAGCGGGGACGCGCGTTTGTCTACGCGGCCGCGGTTGAGAAGTCGGCCGTCACCGGCTCGATGACTAGTGAGGTCGCCAACCGGCTGTTCGGCGGATCGGTGAAGTCGCTTGTGCTGAACATGATCAGCGACCCGAAGGTGAACCACGAAGACCTGGCTGAGATCAAACAGTTGATAGAGCAGTTGGAGGCGCGGAAGTGA
- a CDS encoding 2Fe-2S iron-sulfur cluster-binding protein encodes MIQLWIDDARVEVDDNATVLDAARQLGIDVPSMCSLADHGPNTSCMCCLVRVDGAEGFVPSCATKVRDGMRVESETPEVHALRRTGIELLLADHAGDCHAPCQNTCPAKMDIPNMLRLVADGDYAAAVATVKREIALPAILGRVCPEVCEQACRRGQHDSPAAICKIKQFVADKDRASATPYRPSTAPDSGKRVAVIGAGPTGLTAVFHLRRLGHRCDLLDAESEPGGRLRTAFADELPIDVLRGEAQAVISLGVGTRFGDSVDLPGFLELSSRDYDAVLLATGRPRSADGDLPELAATKSGLKVDPATRMTSQSGVFAAGNAVRPYKLVVQSVAEGKLAADCINSWLRGAPPPDRRASYETRLAKLAGHEVCDYCAGTEPTVRADRQFLECDSPEEAAQREARRCLECDCRALASCLLHHYAAMYDCNALRYRGEGKRYQGRLMGERVTLEYGKCILCGICVQLAADDPEAVGLAVTGRGAETRINPPSGVSLDAALGGAVTECVAKCPTGALLLHGTL; translated from the coding sequence ATGATTCAGCTCTGGATCGACGACGCCCGCGTCGAAGTCGACGACAACGCGACCGTGCTCGACGCCGCCCGGCAGTTAGGGATTGACGTGCCGTCGATGTGCAGCCTGGCCGACCACGGGCCGAACACCTCGTGCATGTGCTGCCTGGTGCGGGTGGACGGCGCCGAGGGTTTTGTGCCTTCGTGCGCGACGAAGGTCCGCGATGGGATGCGGGTTGAGTCGGAGACCCCGGAGGTTCACGCCCTGCGGAGGACGGGCATCGAGTTGCTGCTTGCGGACCACGCGGGTGACTGCCACGCGCCCTGCCAGAACACGTGCCCGGCGAAGATGGACATCCCGAATATGCTGCGGCTGGTGGCCGACGGCGACTACGCCGCGGCCGTGGCGACCGTCAAGCGCGAAATCGCCCTGCCGGCTATCCTCGGCCGGGTCTGTCCCGAGGTCTGCGAGCAGGCGTGCCGGCGCGGGCAGCACGACAGCCCCGCCGCAATCTGCAAGATCAAGCAGTTCGTTGCGGACAAGGACCGCGCTTCGGCTACTCCCTACCGCCCCAGCACGGCGCCTGACAGCGGCAAGCGGGTCGCGGTGATCGGCGCGGGGCCGACCGGGCTGACCGCCGTGTTCCATTTGCGGCGGCTGGGCCACCGTTGTGATCTTTTGGACGCAGAGTCTGAACCGGGGGGCCGACTGCGGACCGCGTTCGCCGACGAGCTGCCAATCGATGTGCTGCGGGGCGAAGCACAAGCAGTGATTTCACTCGGCGTCGGGACACGTTTTGGAGACTCGGTAGACCTGCCGGGCTTCCTCGAGTTGTCATCGCGTGACTACGACGCCGTGTTGCTCGCCACCGGCAGGCCCCGCTCAGCGGACGGCGATCTTCCCGAACTCGCCGCGACCAAGAGCGGCCTCAAGGTTGATCCGGCGACACGGATGACCAGCCAGAGTGGCGTCTTCGCGGCGGGCAACGCGGTGCGTCCGTACAAGCTGGTGGTGCAATCGGTCGCCGAGGGGAAGCTGGCGGCCGACTGCATCAACAGCTGGCTCCGCGGGGCCCCGCCACCCGACCGCCGCGCCTCCTACGAAACTCGTCTGGCCAAGCTGGCGGGCCATGAGGTGTGCGACTACTGCGCCGGCACGGAGCCGACCGTGCGAGCCGATCGGCAGTTCCTCGAGTGCGACTCGCCAGAAGAGGCAGCCCAGCGCGAGGCCCGCCGCTGCCTAGAGTGTGACTGCCGAGCGCTCGCCAGTTGCCTGCTACACCACTACGCGGCGATGTACGACTGCAACGCCCTGCGCTACCGGGGCGAAGGGAAACGCTACCAGGGGCGCCTGATGGGAGAGCGGGTTACCCTCGAGTACGGCAAGTGCATCCTCTGCGGTATCTGTGTCCAGCTAGCCGCGGACGACCCCGAGGCGGTCGGATTGGCGGTGACCGGTCGTGGCGCTGAAACTCGGATCAACCCGCCCTCGGGCGTTTCGCTCGACGCCGCACTCGGTGGGGCCGTCACCGAATGCGTCGCCAAATGCCCAACCGGGGCTCTGTTGCTCCACGGAACGCTATAG
- a CDS encoding 4Fe-4S binding protein, translated as MTPLSSLAAILRRAASLEIVVLAFAFLFALATGVEGQEAYDRPVSSAPQPDDIGAGYQTPEVQRTSPRSAALQMLDVVLLIGGMAAIAWVSRRGRRRWVVTAVTLASLAYFGFYRQGCVCPIGATQNVAASLSDASLATPMVVLAFFLLPLAASLLAGRVFCGGVCPLGAIQDLVLLRPVQTPQGVDRWLGMFRYVYLGLAVWFAVLPAGQRDFVICRFDPFVGFFRLNGPAWMLGVGVALLLLGTVVGRPYCRYLCPYGGLISVVSRFAIWPVRITPDEELDCGLCVDSCPFGAIKDLRAKPSECLACARCFAHCPRQQLAWGEIELVELDELVSSAKCVAQRSGGNE; from the coding sequence GTGACTCCGCTGAGTTCCCTTGCAGCAATCCTCCGACGCGCCGCGTCTCTAGAGATCGTGGTGCTGGCCTTCGCGTTTCTCTTTGCGCTGGCCACGGGCGTCGAGGGGCAGGAGGCGTACGATCGCCCTGTGAGTTCGGCGCCTCAGCCGGACGATATCGGCGCCGGCTACCAGACACCCGAGGTGCAGCGTACCAGCCCCCGCTCGGCGGCATTGCAGATGCTCGACGTGGTGCTGCTAATCGGCGGTATGGCGGCGATCGCCTGGGTCTCCCGCCGCGGTCGTCGGCGGTGGGTGGTGACCGCGGTGACGTTAGCCTCGCTCGCCTACTTCGGCTTCTACCGGCAGGGGTGTGTCTGTCCGATCGGAGCGACGCAGAATGTCGCCGCGTCGCTATCCGACGCATCGCTCGCCACCCCAATGGTGGTGCTGGCCTTCTTCCTGCTGCCGCTGGCAGCCTCGCTGTTGGCCGGCCGGGTGTTCTGTGGCGGGGTTTGCCCGCTCGGCGCCATCCAGGACCTTGTTCTGCTGCGCCCGGTGCAGACGCCCCAGGGAGTTGACCGCTGGCTGGGAATGTTCCGGTACGTGTACCTCGGTTTGGCGGTTTGGTTTGCGGTCCTGCCCGCCGGCCAGCGGGATTTTGTTATCTGCCGCTTCGACCCGTTCGTTGGGTTTTTCCGCCTGAACGGACCGGCCTGGATGCTGGGAGTCGGCGTCGCGTTGCTGCTGCTTGGCACGGTGGTCGGGCGGCCCTACTGCCGGTACCTCTGCCCCTACGGTGGGTTGATATCGGTAGTCTCGCGGTTCGCGATCTGGCCCGTGCGGATCACGCCCGACGAGGAACTCGACTGCGGCCTGTGCGTCGACAGCTGCCCGTTTGGGGCGATCAAAGACCTTCGCGCAAAGCCGAGCGAGTGCCTAGCCTGTGCACGATGTTTCGCACATTGCCCGCGGCAGCAGCTCGCCTGGGGCGAAATCGAACTGGTAGAGCTAGACGAACTAGTTTCGAGCGCGAAATGTGTCGCCCAGAGGTCCGGGGGAAACGAATGA